A region of Lepus europaeus isolate LE1 chromosome 2, mLepTim1.pri, whole genome shotgun sequence DNA encodes the following proteins:
- the MRPL39 gene encoding large ribosomal subunit protein mL39: protein MAARGRNARNGTAGEDRRAAVPTAAVKAMAVGVRMLRLCRVVPGGGAGWRWIATSPAAQLSPPELTEMRNDLFNKEKNRQLSLTPRTEKIEVKHVGKTDPGAIFVMNKNVSTPYSCAMHLSEWYCRKSILALVDGQPWDMYKPLTKSCEIEFLTFKDRDPGEVNKAYWRSCAMMMGCVIERAFKDEYVVSLVRAPEVPVIAGAFCYDVVLDKKLDEWMPTKENLRSFTKDVHALIYKDLPFETLEVEAKVALEIFQHNKYKIDFIEEKASQNPERIVKLHRIGDFIDVSEGPLIPRTSICFQYEVSAVHNLHPTQPSLVRRFQGLSLPVHLRAHFTIWDKLLERSRKLVTANQSKRTEENVTTQ, encoded by the exons ATGGCCGCGCGCGGCCGGAACGCCCGGAACGGAACT GCGGGAGAGGACCGGCGCGCGGCGGTTCCCACGGCCGCTGTGAAGGCCATGGCCGTGGGTGTCCGGATGCTGCGGCTCTGTCGGGTCGTCCCCGGCGGCGGGGCTGGCTGGA GATGGATAGCAACATCTCCAGCTGCTCAGCTGTCTCCCCCGGAATTGACAGAAATGCGGAATGATCTCtttaataaagagaaaaacaggcAGTTGTCGCTAACTCCCCGAACAGAGAAGATTGAAGTTAAGCATGTTGGGAAAACCGACCCTGGCGCTATCTTCGTGATGAATAAAAACGTTTCAACGCCCTATAGTTGCGCCATGC ATTTGAGTGAGTGGTACTGCAGGAAGTCCATTCTGGCTCTTGTGGATGGACAACCTTGGGACATGTATAAGCCTTTGACCAAGTCCTGTGAAATTGAATTTCTTACTTTCAAAGACCGTGACCCAGGAGAAGTGAATAAG GCTTATTGGCGATCTTGTGCCATGATGATGGGCTGTGTAATAGAGAGGGCGTTCAAAGATGAGTATGTGGTCAGCCTGGTGAGAGCTCCGGAAGTTCCTG TGATCGCTGGAGCCTTCTGCTATGATGTCGTCTTGGATAAGAAACTTGATGAGTGGATGCCAACAAAA gagaACCTACGTTCCTTCACAAAAGATGTTCATGCTTTAATTTATAAAGACCTTCCATTTGAAACTCTAGAAGTTGAAGCAAAAGTTGCATTAGAAATATTTCAACATAACAA gTACAAAATAGATTTCATAGAAGAAAAGGCATCTCAGAACCCTGAGAGAATAGTCAAGCTACACAG AATAGGTGACTTCATTGATGTGAGTGAGGGTCCTCTTATTCCACGAACCAGCATTTGTTTCCAGTATGAAGTGTCAGCGGTTCACAACCTTCACCCCACCCAGCCAAGTCTCGTGCGAAGATTCCAGGGTCTCTCTTTACCTGTTCACTTACGA